The Oceanispirochaeta sp. genome includes a region encoding these proteins:
- a CDS encoding aspartate dehydrogenase domain-containing protein has product MGNCTASFDTEKGPDSLRGTAVYNESLQSEKRMVFKGSAKKAIELFSTKTNVSVAAALATVGSEKIKMTMTSTPGFIGDRHRIEVKNTQVHGVVDVYSSTPQIAGWSVVNTLQNITSPIVF; this is encoded by the coding sequence ATGGGAAACTGTACAGCATCCTTTGATACAGAAAAAGGACCGGATTCCCTGAGAGGGACAGCCGTATATAATGAATCCTTACAAAGTGAAAAACGGATGGTTTTTAAGGGAAGCGCAAAAAAAGCCATTGAGTTATTCTCTACAAAAACAAATGTATCCGTTGCCGCTGCTCTAGCAACAGTGGGATCAGAAAAGATCAAAATGACTATGACTTCAACACCGGGGTTCATCGGTGACAGGCACCGCATCGAAGTTAAAAATACACAAGTTCACGGGGTGGTAGATGTCTACAGTTCAACACCCCAGATTGCTGGATGGAGTGTCGTGAACACACTCCAAAATATTACATCACCCATTGTATTCTAG
- a CDS encoding type II toxin-antitoxin system HigB family toxin, whose product MTIIKRKTIEEYIRQYPSAEAGLRGWLKVNEKSTFRNILELRKAYPSADNLKGSDYICINIKGNDFRLIVRYTWGKTIFIIDFLPHAEYTKRYC is encoded by the coding sequence ATGACGATCATCAAGCGGAAAACAATTGAGGAGTATATAAGACAGTACCCTTCAGCTGAAGCTGGTCTTCGAGGGTGGTTAAAAGTCAATGAGAAATCAACATTTAGAAATATTCTGGAGCTTAGAAAAGCTTACCCATCTGCTGATAATCTTAAAGGTTCTGATTACATTTGTATAAATATCAAAGGAAATGATTTCCGTTTGATTGTTAGATATACATGGGGAAAAACTATTTTTATTATAGATTTTTTACCTCATGCTGAATATACGAAAAGATATTGTTAA
- a CDS encoding NAD(P)-dependent oxidoreductase: protein MFTKLIAIEPVSLIPTAEKKLYTLAKDVVMYRDIPSDSDEIALRIGDADAVLLSYTSILDRGALEKCPNVKYIGMCCSLYSPESANVDIPYAKERGITVTGIRDYGDEGVVEYVLSELVRCFHGFGKNPDGSSVRPWDGMAREITGLKAGIIGLGKSGGMIADALKLFGADISYYSRSEKKEAKEKGYQFLSLAELLTQSEVVITCLNKNTVLLHKEEFEQLGNRKILFNTGLSPSWDEKPFAKWLEGDNLVFCDSLPALGNQKFSDHHHVRCMNVSSGRTRQAFDRLSEKVLANILEYNG from the coding sequence ATGTTTACAAAACTTATAGCGATTGAACCGGTAAGTTTGATTCCAACGGCAGAAAAAAAACTCTACACACTGGCGAAAGACGTTGTGATGTATAGAGATATCCCCTCTGATTCTGATGAAATTGCATTGCGCATTGGTGATGCCGACGCTGTACTACTGAGTTACACATCAATACTTGACCGCGGTGCACTTGAAAAATGCCCCAATGTAAAATATATCGGAATGTGCTGTTCTCTTTATTCACCGGAAAGTGCAAATGTCGATATTCCTTATGCCAAGGAACGAGGGATCACTGTTACTGGAATCAGAGATTATGGAGATGAAGGAGTCGTTGAATACGTTCTCAGTGAACTCGTTCGCTGCTTCCATGGCTTCGGAAAGAATCCTGACGGAAGTTCGGTTCGCCCCTGGGATGGTATGGCTCGTGAAATTACCGGATTAAAGGCCGGAATTATTGGGCTGGGAAAATCGGGAGGCATGATTGCCGATGCTCTAAAGCTTTTCGGGGCAGATATATCCTATTATTCCCGGAGTGAAAAAAAAGAAGCAAAAGAAAAAGGATACCAGTTTTTATCTTTAGCGGAATTACTGACACAAAGCGAAGTTGTTATTACCTGTCTGAATAAAAACACTGTTCTACTGCACAAAGAAGAATTTGAACAACTTGGAAACCGCAAGATTTTATTCAATACCGGACTTTCACCCTCCTGGGACGAAAAGCCTTTTGCAAAATGGCTGGAGGGAGACAACCTGGTTTTCTGTGATTCTCTGCCAGCTCTGGGTAATCAAAAATTCTCTGATCATCACCACGTGCGCTGTATGAATGTTTCATCGGGAAGGACGCGTCAGGCGTTTGACCGCCTGAGCGAAAAAGTGTTAGCTAATATTCTAGAATACAATGGGTGA
- a CDS encoding glycoside hydrolase family 3 N-terminal domain-containing protein: MKKINRVCLTLLAFLMLGCATSSSTSTKVISLTEEELEIATLIKNLTLRQRIGQRMIGWIPKDGLTDEIQSLITSGEIGGFILYPWNYTSLAETIELTTRLQSWVSESPPGIPLFLTADQEGGRVAAFRFDEFVQFPSAFNLAVRNSEELIRSASYVNGLQLKSIGINMNLAPVLDLYPKPDSSIIGDRSFGADEERTSLFGKAYVEGALKSGVIPVLKHFPGHGLSSVDSHGNLPVIENLSSEELRRHLMPFKEAIDAGAPAIMTAHLLFPDIDEDYPVTLSEPFIVDLLRDELGFTGMIISDGLAMGALAKNYTLDETIARCFEVGIDVILVHSQYNIPELIDKVEAMVIDGTISNRQINEGLFRVLTAKKDAGILRFPD, encoded by the coding sequence ATGAAAAAAATAAATAGAGTCTGCCTCACCTTACTGGCTTTCCTCATGCTGGGATGTGCGACATCATCATCGACCTCTACGAAAGTAATCAGCCTGACAGAAGAAGAACTGGAGATAGCCACACTTATAAAAAATCTCACCCTAAGGCAGCGGATAGGACAGCGTATGATTGGGTGGATACCTAAGGATGGCCTCACTGATGAAATACAGTCTCTGATCACTTCAGGCGAAATTGGAGGTTTTATACTATACCCGTGGAATTATACCAGCCTTGCCGAGACGATAGAGCTTACTACTCGACTGCAAAGCTGGGTCAGTGAAAGTCCTCCGGGTATCCCTCTTTTTCTCACCGCAGACCAGGAAGGTGGGCGTGTCGCTGCCTTTCGTTTTGATGAGTTTGTGCAATTCCCCTCTGCCTTTAATCTTGCAGTGAGAAACAGTGAAGAACTGATCAGATCCGCCTCTTATGTGAATGGACTGCAGCTCAAATCCATCGGAATTAATATGAATCTGGCTCCGGTGCTCGATCTTTATCCCAAACCTGACAGTTCCATTATCGGAGACCGCTCATTCGGTGCTGATGAGGAACGAACCTCCCTCTTTGGTAAAGCATATGTGGAGGGAGCACTGAAATCGGGGGTGATCCCTGTTCTGAAGCACTTTCCAGGGCATGGATTATCTTCTGTGGATTCCCATGGTAATCTGCCGGTCATCGAGAATCTCTCTTCCGAAGAACTGCGAAGACATCTTATGCCTTTCAAAGAAGCAATAGACGCCGGTGCGCCGGCGATTATGACTGCACATCTTCTTTTTCCAGATATTGATGAGGACTATCCGGTAACCCTCTCGGAGCCGTTTATTGTCGATCTTCTCCGTGACGAACTGGGGTTTACCGGGATGATCATATCCGACGGCCTTGCCATGGGGGCTTTAGCTAAAAACTACACTCTGGATGAAACCATTGCCCGTTGCTTCGAAGTCGGAATCGATGTGATTCTGGTTCACAGCCAGTACAACATACCAGAGCTCATCGATAAAGTAGAGGCCATGGTCATCGATGGAACGATCAGCAACCGGCAAATCAATGAAGGGTTGTTTCGGGTTTTAACAGCGAAAAAAGATGCGGGAATTCTGAGATTCCCGGATTAG
- a CDS encoding integrase core domain-containing protein, with protein sequence MFSEEHPEKKTLIYDNAPQFTSFDYSWYGINGVNICTSAPKAGRKQAFCSPILPCMNAYVERLNGTIRREAMDHFLIFSEKQVRKIVKEYVEYYNHQRPHQGINKIPVERIIQTSGNIKKITNLRRLAPPLLQKQCLNSRPME encoded by the coding sequence TTGTTCTCAGAGGAGCATCCGGAAAAAAAGACTCTGATTTATGATAATGCTCCACAGTTTACATCGTTTGACTACAGCTGGTACGGCATCAATGGTGTTAATATCTGTACTTCGGCGCCTAAGGCTGGTCGAAAGCAAGCTTTCTGCTCGCCCATACTTCCTTGCATGAATGCTTATGTTGAAAGATTGAATGGTACAATTCGACGTGAAGCTATGGATCATTTTCTGATCTTTTCAGAAAAACAGGTTCGGAAAATAGTTAAGGAATATGTTGAATATTATAACCATCAACGTCCTCATCAGGGAATTAATAAAATTCCGGTTGAAAGAATTATCCAAACCAGCGGCAATATCAAAAAAATAACGAATCTTAGGCGTCTTGCACCACCATTATTACAGAAGCAGTGCTTAAATTCTCGCCCGATGGAATAA